A single window of Candidatus Poribacteria bacterium DNA harbors:
- a CDS encoding PASTA domain-containing protein — MNSLNNTLFASFKVLLYFLIVFGIIGVLAIFFIIPNWIRTEEVLVPNITGESYYEAVRILGEAGLQPAKTIQEASSDAPKGEIVSQNPEANFRIKSYQPVEITVSIGAELVPVPSVIGKSRDAAFDTLTSAGFRPNRVAFVHSEDYLQDTVIAQTPPEGGGQRRGNPVNLLVSRGPRPQVVQLPNFQGQLAANVVAALEAVGLKIETEYSSHPKIPQGAIITHEPVGGVMVRTGDRILLEISGVQGTTANISRPLPFTYTVSEEGKLSRHIRIVIIDAYSERIEVDQRYAPGTVIDLEQKGIRVFGKARVIVYEDDEKLPEVVYR, encoded by the coding sequence ATGAATAGTCTAAACAACACCCTATTTGCATCATTCAAGGTTCTCCTATATTTCTTGATTGTCTTCGGTATAATTGGGGTCTTAGCCATTTTCTTCATTATTCCGAATTGGATCAGAACCGAAGAGGTCCTTGTTCCCAACATTACCGGCGAAAGCTACTATGAAGCCGTGCGAATTCTGGGTGAGGCGGGGTTACAGCCCGCAAAAACCATTCAAGAAGCGAGCAGCGATGCACCGAAAGGTGAAATCGTCTCACAAAATCCAGAGGCAAACTTTAGAATAAAATCATATCAGCCCGTTGAAATCACAGTGAGCATAGGAGCGGAGTTAGTCCCCGTTCCCTCCGTCATTGGGAAATCGCGAGATGCCGCTTTTGATACCCTGACGAGCGCGGGTTTTCGTCCAAATCGAGTTGCCTTCGTCCATTCTGAAGATTATCTGCAGGATACGGTTATCGCACAAACACCGCCAGAAGGAGGCGGACAACGCCGCGGCAATCCTGTGAATCTTTTAGTGAGTCGTGGACCGAGACCACAAGTGGTCCAACTTCCGAATTTCCAAGGTCAGCTGGCTGCCAATGTGGTTGCTGCCCTGGAAGCAGTAGGACTCAAGATTGAGACTGAATACAGTTCACACCCTAAAATTCCCCAAGGTGCAATTATCACGCACGAACCTGTAGGTGGCGTGATGGTGAGAACTGGAGACCGCATTCTACTCGAAATTAGTGGTGTACAAGGAACTACTGCAAACATTAGCAGACCCTTACCCTTCACGTATACGGTGAGTGAAGAAGGGAAACTTTCACGTCACATCAGGATTGTTATAATTGATGCCTACAGTGAGCGCATTGAGGTCGATCAACGCTACGCCCCCGGGACAGTGATTGATTTGGAACAGAAGGGGATTCGCGTCTTTGGCAAAGCACGGGTGATCGTCTACGAGGATGATGAAAAATTACCTGAAGTGGTTTATAGATAG
- a CDS encoding methionyl-tRNA formyltransferase: MRILFMGTSEFAVPALKELIAHTFELIGVVTQPDRPSGRGKRLTPSPVKGVATAHTIPVYQPEKARNPGFVRTLKRLTPDVIVVAAFGQILPQTILDIPSCGTINVHPSLLPKYRGAAPIQWALINGETETGVTLMLLDAGEDTGDIISADRVPIRDEDTAFTLTRQLAQLGANQLVRCLSNMPVGEPPSAIPQNDAEATHAPRLTKEIGRIDWNQPAITIHNLVRGTAVWPGAYTFFREKLRLKIVRCQPLPQKLDRRPGTLEIAERQKLLVATAEGTLQLLEIQPATKKSMEAHDFINGYQLQTGEFFNY, encoded by the coding sequence GTGCGTATTCTGTTTATGGGGACCAGTGAGTTTGCCGTTCCAGCGCTCAAAGAACTCATCGCCCACACATTTGAACTCATCGGTGTCGTCACACAACCCGACCGACCCAGCGGACGCGGAAAACGGCTCACTCCGTCACCTGTCAAAGGAGTCGCTACAGCGCATACGATACCGGTCTATCAACCTGAGAAGGCGAGAAATCCAGGTTTTGTGCGGACGCTTAAACGTCTCACTCCAGATGTGATTGTTGTTGCTGCCTTTGGGCAAATCCTTCCCCAAACTATTTTGGATATTCCGTCCTGTGGCACCATCAATGTGCATCCCTCTCTTCTTCCAAAGTATCGCGGTGCCGCCCCAATTCAGTGGGCACTCATTAATGGTGAAACCGAGACAGGTGTGACACTGATGTTACTCGATGCCGGGGAGGATACAGGTGATATTATTTCCGCAGACCGAGTCCCGATCCGAGACGAAGATACTGCTTTCACATTGACGAGACAGTTGGCGCAACTCGGGGCAAATCAGCTTGTCCGATGTTTATCCAATATGCCGGTTGGAGAACCACCATCGGCAATCCCACAGAACGACGCAGAAGCAACGCATGCCCCGCGATTGACGAAGGAAATCGGGCGAATTGATTGGAATCAACCGGCGATCACAATTCACAATTTGGTCAGAGGGACAGCAGTCTGGCCCGGTGCTTATACTTTCTTCCGCGAGAAACTTCGGCTGAAAATTGTGCGTTGTCAACCCCTGCCACAGAAACTTGATCGACGGCCCGGGACCCTTGAAATAGCCGAAAGACAAAAACTCCTCGTTGCCACGGCAGAAGGCACGCTCCAATTGTTGGAAATTCAACCTGCAACCAAAAAATCTATGGAAGCCCACGATTTTATTAACGGGTACCAGTTGCAAACAGGCGAGTTTTTTAATTATTGA
- a CDS encoding YggS family pyridoxal phosphate-dependent enzyme, with amino-acid sequence MNSIVENLSRVNERIANAAERSKRTRDSITLVAVTKGRAVAEIQTALAAGATDIGENRVQEAQQKYTPVNAFVDATGADATRNACRWHLIGHLQRNKVKTAVEMFSLIHSVDSLRLLAEIARRSEQRSQRTDVLIQVNTTREASKYGVAAEDVLQFMEDAQVYPAAHIVGLMTMGQLTPSPDANRPAFALLRSIAEKIEAQKFPGVTLEYLSMGMTNDFEVAVQEGANLVRIGRAIFEVSENSQ; translated from the coding sequence TTGAACTCGATTGTTGAGAATCTTTCCAGGGTCAATGAACGGATTGCCAACGCTGCAGAACGGAGTAAACGCACACGCGATTCAATAACGCTCGTTGCTGTTACGAAAGGGCGTGCGGTGGCAGAAATTCAGACAGCTCTCGCTGCAGGGGCAACGGATATAGGTGAAAACCGTGTGCAGGAAGCGCAACAGAAGTACACGCCGGTCAATGCCTTTGTGGATGCTACAGGGGCTGATGCCACTCGTAACGCATGCCGATGGCACCTGATTGGACATCTGCAAAGAAATAAGGTTAAAACCGCAGTGGAGATGTTTTCACTGATTCATTCAGTTGACAGTTTGCGGCTTTTAGCAGAAATAGCACGTCGGTCTGAACAACGCTCACAACGAACAGATGTTTTAATTCAAGTAAATACCACGCGCGAGGCAAGTAAATACGGGGTGGCAGCGGAGGATGTCCTTCAGTTCATGGAAGACGCACAGGTATATCCGGCCGCGCACATTGTTGGGTTGATGACAATGGGGCAGTTAACACCTTCACCGGACGCAAACCGTCCCGCATTCGCCTTGCTGAGATCGATTGCTGAAAAAATAGAAGCCCAAAAATTTCCCGGAGTTACCCTGGAGTATCTCTCTATGGGGATGACAAACGACTTTGAGGTAGCCGTTCAAGAAGGCGCGAACCTCGTTAGAATCGGCAGGGCGATTTTTGAGGTTTCAGAAAACAGCCAGTAG
- the rpe gene encoding ribulose-phosphate 3-epimerase, protein MFTPKIAPSLLAADFSRLGEEVKRIVTAGADMLHFDVMDGEFVPNFAISPPFIAAVREITDVPFDVHLMVTHPLCYIDALAAAGADLVTFHIESADKPNEVISEIKAHGLKPGLALCPKTPVSSVTPYLSDIDLVLPMSVEPGFGGQPFQRDTLKKIATLHRIVQEMTLLLDISVDGGVTTEIAPLAIHHGATVLVAGTAIFRSQQPETVIQKLRTPATDDEGL, encoded by the coding sequence ATTTTTACGCCTAAAATTGCGCCTTCATTACTCGCTGCAGATTTCAGTCGTCTTGGCGAAGAGGTCAAGCGGATCGTCACGGCTGGGGCAGATATGCTCCACTTCGACGTGATGGACGGTGAATTTGTGCCAAATTTCGCTATCAGTCCACCCTTTATCGCGGCTGTTCGCGAGATCACCGATGTGCCTTTTGATGTCCATCTTATGGTGACACACCCGCTGTGCTATATCGATGCCCTTGCAGCAGCTGGTGCAGATCTGGTTACCTTTCACATCGAAAGTGCCGATAAACCCAACGAAGTAATTTCGGAGATCAAAGCACACGGGCTTAAACCCGGTTTAGCACTTTGTCCGAAGACACCCGTCTCATCGGTTACACCTTACCTGTCGGACATTGACTTGGTCCTACCAATGAGTGTTGAACCTGGGTTCGGAGGCCAACCTTTTCAGCGGGATACACTCAAAAAAATAGCAACATTACATCGAATAGTTCAAGAAATGACGTTGCTTCTTGACATTTCCGTTGATGGTGGTGTAACGACAGAAATCGCGCCTCTCGCGATTCATCACGGCGCAACCGTCCTCGTCGCAGGAACCGCTATCTTCCGCAGTCAGCAACCGGAGACGGTTATTCAAAAGTTGCGCACTCCTGCAACGGATGACGAAGGTTTGTAG
- a CDS encoding YggT family protein has protein sequence MDMFAWFISELLEIYTIVVFANAVLSWFVFGTQNSVVRQLYWWTSRLVDPVLNPIRNALGPVTRNFGIDISPFVLILLLQFLAGVIW, from the coding sequence ATGGATATGTTCGCTTGGTTCATCAGTGAACTGCTTGAAATTTATACAATAGTGGTTTTCGCGAATGCCGTACTTTCTTGGTTTGTTTTTGGCACTCAGAACTCAGTCGTTAGGCAACTCTATTGGTGGACAAGTCGCCTCGTAGATCCAGTTTTAAATCCCATTCGGAACGCACTCGGACCGGTAACTCGGAATTTTGGTATTGACATTTCACCTTTTGTGCTGATCCTTCTGTTACAGTTTCTGGCAGGTGTGATCTGGTGA
- a CDS encoding molybdenum cofactor biosynthesis protein MoaE: MFKITTEVITGEEVREAVEGPDAGAVVLFFGTVRNNTDGRSVKCLEYEAYPPMAEKKMAEIAQEISEKWGLDRVAMIHRVGKLEIGAVSVAVAVASPHRKDGFEACKYAMDRLKQIVPIWKREVWADGEAAWVKPDAVFFDAPKPHKTDSQID, from the coding sequence ATGTTTAAGATAACGACAGAAGTTATCACAGGCGAGGAGGTGCGTGAAGCCGTGGAGGGTCCAGACGCAGGCGCGGTCGTGCTGTTCTTCGGGACAGTTCGGAACAATACCGATGGTAGATCGGTAAAATGTCTCGAATATGAAGCGTATCCACCGATGGCAGAGAAGAAAATGGCAGAAATTGCGCAAGAAATCTCAGAAAAATGGGGTCTCGATCGCGTTGCAATGATTCACCGTGTGGGGAAATTGGAAATCGGTGCGGTAAGCGTAGCCGTTGCGGTGGCATCCCCGCATCGTAAAGATGGGTTCGAAGCGTGTAAATACGCGATGGATCGCCTGAAACAGATCGTGCCAATCTGGAAGCGTGAAGTGTGGGCAGATGGTGAAGCGGCATGGGTAAAACCGGACGCTGTTTTCTTTGATGCGCCTAAGCCCCACAAAACCGATTCACAAATTGACTAA
- a CDS encoding M20 family metallopeptidase, translated as MDAKELTKTLIGYNTVSPLSNVEVMDFLTETLESIDCEVERVEYKDPAGVLKVNLIGRKGPMNGERGLALLGHIDTVPAIGWSMDPFEARIADEKMYGRGSCDMKGSVACMIEVASHYAASDLKAPLYVVITADEEVGYLGAIAVAEKSQMFKEHGFPKYGIVGEPTELHAVYAHKGTVRFTATAHGRAAHSSTGEGDNANLKLIPFLAEMRDIYHELTSDTQYFNDEFTPAFTDWNITISDGECPGNITSPLSVCCVNYRPMPGDNAQVWIDRARDSAEKHGLIFDLYINASPVRTPPDAEIIQAALEITGETEPGTVAYGTDAAVFAQHMETVVIGPGSILQAHTVDEWMALDQFPQAISIFSQFVNRFCGA; from the coding sequence ATGGATGCAAAAGAATTGACCAAAACCCTCATTGGGTATAATACAGTAAGTCCTCTCAGCAATGTTGAGGTCATGGATTTTCTCACCGAGACGCTGGAATCCATTGATTGCGAGGTCGAACGGGTTGAGTACAAAGACCCAGCAGGTGTACTGAAGGTGAATCTCATTGGTCGTAAAGGACCTATGAACGGTGAGCGCGGGCTTGCGCTGCTCGGACATATAGATACTGTGCCTGCTATCGGTTGGTCGATGGATCCGTTTGAGGCGCGGATTGCGGATGAGAAGATGTATGGCAGAGGCAGTTGTGATATGAAGGGCAGTGTCGCGTGTATGATTGAGGTCGCGTCACACTATGCGGCATCGGATTTGAAGGCACCACTCTATGTCGTCATCACTGCTGATGAAGAGGTGGGCTACCTCGGGGCAATTGCAGTTGCCGAAAAGTCGCAGATGTTCAAAGAGCACGGCTTCCCGAAGTATGGGATCGTGGGTGAACCGACAGAACTCCATGCGGTATATGCCCATAAAGGAACTGTCCGCTTTACTGCCACAGCCCACGGTCGCGCAGCGCACAGCAGTACAGGCGAAGGGGACAACGCGAATCTAAAGTTAATTCCGTTTCTCGCAGAAATGCGGGATATTTATCACGAATTGACAAGCGATACCCAATATTTCAACGACGAATTCACACCGGCTTTTACGGATTGGAATATCACTATCAGTGATGGCGAGTGTCCAGGGAATATTACTTCGCCGCTGAGCGTATGTTGTGTCAACTACCGTCCAATGCCTGGAGATAATGCACAGGTATGGATAGACCGCGCACGCGACTCGGCAGAGAAGCATGGATTGATATTTGATTTATATATCAATGCCTCTCCCGTGCGCACACCGCCTGACGCAGAGATCATTCAAGCAGCTCTTGAAATAACCGGCGAGACTGAACCCGGAACTGTTGCCTATGGCACCGATGCCGCTGTCTTCGCACAGCACATGGAGACTGTTGTTATCGGACCCGGCAGTATTTTGCAGGCGCATACCGTAGATGAGTGGATGGCGTTGGACCAGTTCCCACAAGCGATTTCGATCTTTAGTCAATTTGTGAATCGGTTTTGTGGGGCTTAG
- a CDS encoding class I tRNA ligase family protein gives MRKRNSTTKSTTRKRGKSTKPKEPPQLTDRERENAVLEIWQTANVYPLASKKSGAVDHSAVKASATQHPHSSQTDTYVLREIPTSVDALTLSTLCRKVCQDIFLKAELMQGHQVTYVPAWETYPLWIEEDVTEAAKSKTPIKLSVLRKRCRARHKQELEVQKQKFHQLGIFADWDAAQKTLESRQEARLIALISRLRDSDYLHDLPQLSPWCPNCTVPISQTNLVQIPTRTLKGYVKFPFTVGLEEFGVDVFFCLQIPHLWEIAGIVKLGITEDTTYWLTQWQDEYLLFAEPQLKHFTKHLPKGQSKPKPITKIKASELAQCAVAHPLFASKDLEITLIPEALATDAVDDESISSLKSGVMPLNPAHHLPSYNIAQALNMNTMPVFDETGRFTEEAGQLCGLYLFDAEKFIVPQLEKCGYLLETQRSEMPEPHCPRCEEVAVSRPCSKWVFSLSKNHATTQLLNAPEYWDNYGDTEHKGIREVQKAVLDFEDLQVSAQRQWGMPLPILLCDQCDEPLTDKNTLNAIRNSIQRGFEFWFRLSVEELLPVDTRCLNCNSSDFRKEATLIDSHFANLLQIIDNSDFKRPLGGHTSVMFVPQNDTADSKWTKWLAEISVISASLSRSRPIKESQPFKQLKLNTMPKVGEEIQIQDGFLNEYPADVARLVAITPKVGTERVSPKSLDKLAESYLGQYEQLHELLENISNSVYHFGKGPQGERLKKRKAEERVEDWKNGPPTLLSFHPSKLLPIDALAIIVTYQLLQEVQQAYQDGNFHEMWTLLTNFCEDDLHFYLRTIESRPAKTGPVAQATLVHIATVLLQRLAPLTPFLAEHFYHLIPTEDITNKQSIFQNNWHLLSPIIEKTLQVSDIETDDAKAEWEALKNAHDAGS, from the coding sequence ATGAGAAAACGAAATTCCACCACAAAAAGCACGACGCGTAAACGCGGCAAATCCACGAAACCGAAAGAGCCACCGCAGTTGACAGACCGCGAAAGGGAAAACGCCGTTCTGGAAATTTGGCAGACCGCGAATGTATACCCACTCGCGAGCAAAAAATCTGGGGCTGTAGACCACAGTGCCGTCAAGGCAAGTGCTACACAGCACCCCCACTCCTCCCAGACAGACACCTATGTCCTTCGCGAGATACCCACCTCCGTCGATGCACTCACTCTTAGCACCCTTTGTAGAAAAGTTTGTCAAGACATCTTCCTTAAAGCAGAATTAATGCAAGGACATCAGGTCACATACGTGCCTGCATGGGAGACCTATCCCCTTTGGATTGAGGAAGACGTTACTGAGGCTGCAAAATCCAAAACGCCAATCAAGTTATCTGTCCTCCGAAAGCGATGTCGCGCACGACATAAACAGGAATTGGAAGTCCAAAAACAGAAATTCCATCAACTCGGTATCTTCGCGGATTGGGATGCTGCACAGAAAACCCTCGAATCGCGACAGGAAGCAAGGCTTATTGCGCTTATTAGTCGACTCCGCGATTCTGACTATCTGCACGACTTGCCGCAGCTAAGTCCGTGGTGTCCCAACTGCACTGTCCCGATCAGTCAAACGAATCTCGTCCAAATACCGACACGCACCTTGAAGGGCTACGTAAAGTTTCCTTTCACTGTCGGGTTAGAGGAATTTGGCGTAGATGTCTTCTTCTGTCTCCAAATACCGCACCTCTGGGAAATAGCGGGAATCGTTAAACTCGGAATTACCGAGGATACGACCTATTGGCTCACCCAATGGCAAGACGAATACCTACTTTTTGCGGAACCGCAGCTCAAACACTTTACGAAACACCTTCCAAAAGGACAATCCAAACCGAAACCTATTACAAAAATCAAAGCCTCTGAACTCGCACAATGCGCTGTGGCGCATCCACTGTTTGCGTCAAAAGACTTGGAAATTACACTCATTCCTGAAGCCTTAGCAACGGATGCCGTTGATGATGAATCAATATCTTCCCTAAAATCCGGGGTTATGCCCTTAAACCCAGCACATCATCTGCCGAGTTACAACATCGCCCAGGCATTAAACATGAATACTATGCCTGTTTTTGATGAAACCGGAAGGTTCACCGAAGAGGCTGGGCAGTTGTGCGGTTTGTATCTGTTTGATGCTGAGAAATTTATTGTGCCACAATTGGAGAAGTGCGGTTATCTCCTTGAGACCCAAAGAAGCGAAATGCCTGAGCCGCATTGTCCGCGCTGTGAAGAAGTGGCTGTGTCCCGCCCCTGTTCAAAATGGGTGTTCTCTCTCTCCAAAAACCACGCCACTACCCAGCTCCTCAACGCCCCAGAATATTGGGATAATTACGGTGACACGGAGCATAAAGGTATTCGCGAGGTCCAAAAAGCCGTCCTTGATTTTGAGGATTTGCAGGTTTCAGCACAACGCCAATGGGGAATGCCCCTGCCAATTCTCCTCTGCGACCAGTGTGATGAGCCGCTGACCGATAAAAATACCCTCAACGCAATCCGGAATTCTATACAACGCGGGTTTGAATTCTGGTTCCGTTTGAGCGTTGAGGAACTTTTGCCTGTTGATACACGGTGTCTAAACTGTAATTCGAGCGATTTTCGCAAAGAAGCGACGCTCATTGATAGCCATTTCGCCAATCTACTGCAGATCATTGACAACTCTGATTTCAAGAGACCGCTCGGTGGGCACACCAGTGTCATGTTTGTACCGCAAAACGATACAGCGGATTCAAAATGGACAAAATGGTTGGCTGAAATCAGTGTTATCTCCGCATCACTTAGTAGAAGCCGTCCAATTAAAGAAAGCCAGCCCTTTAAGCAACTAAAGCTTAACACAATGCCAAAAGTTGGTGAGGAAATACAGATACAAGACGGATTTCTCAACGAATATCCAGCGGATGTGGCACGCTTGGTTGCAATAACGCCTAAGGTCGGAACAGAGCGCGTCAGTCCCAAGTCCCTGGATAAACTTGCAGAGAGCTACCTCGGTCAATACGAGCAATTACACGAACTATTGGAGAATATCAGTAATTCCGTCTACCATTTTGGGAAAGGTCCTCAAGGTGAAAGATTGAAAAAACGGAAAGCAGAGGAAAGGGTGGAAGATTGGAAGAATGGTCCCCCCACCCTTCTATCCTTCCACCCCTCCAAACTTCTTCCGATCGATGCGTTGGCGATAATCGTTACCTATCAGCTTTTACAGGAGGTCCAGCAGGCTTACCAAGACGGGAATTTTCATGAAATGTGGACACTGTTAACCAATTTCTGCGAAGACGATCTGCATTTTTATCTCCGCACCATAGAGTCGCGTCCCGCTAAAACTGGACCCGTGGCACAAGCTACCTTGGTACACATCGCGACTGTGCTCCTGCAACGGTTGGCACCCTTGACACCTTTTTTGGCAGAACATTTCTATCATCTCATTCCTACAGAGGATATAACGAATAAACAGAGCATTTTTCAGAATAATTGGCACCTACTCTCACCGATTATTGAGAAAACGCTACAGGTTTCCGATATAGAGACGGATGATGCAAAAGCGGAATGGGAGGCGCTTAAGAATGCCCACGATGCAGGATCCTAA
- the moaD gene encoding molybdopterin converting factor subunit 1, protein MNVTVKYFAVCHEMLDRSEEEMELPDGATIQTILERLEEEWPEIAEFYEVMQMSVNWEYATEHTELAEGDEVALIPPVTGGCNV, encoded by the coding sequence ATGAACGTCACAGTCAAATACTTCGCCGTATGCCATGAAATGTTAGATCGATCCGAGGAAGAGATGGAACTCCCGGACGGTGCCACTATACAAACGATATTAGAACGTCTTGAGGAAGAATGGCCCGAAATCGCTGAATTCTATGAAGTGATGCAGATGTCTGTCAATTGGGAATATGCGACGGAACATACTGAACTCGCAGAAGGGGACGAGGTCGCCCTAATTCCACCAGTGACAGGGGGCTGCAATGTTTAA
- the proC gene encoding pyrroline-5-carboxylate reductase: MELGVIGVGKMGGIIVRSIADTVFPAKQIWVTDLDNTLVQQLCDEKGTNRASDIAALVENTEVILCAVTPPAVPHVLPQVARTLSASQWLISIAAGVTTTTLESYFDNAPPVVRVMPNISASVGAAISVLTAGRAANQEHLEIAQKIFDACGTSLVMDERHLDAVTGVSGSGPAYVALFIEALADAGVHVGLPRADAQKLATHTVLGAATMLIETQEHPAALKNRVTTPGGTTAAGLHALERGGLRATLTEAILAATERAKQLGST, translated from the coding sequence ATGGAGTTAGGTGTAATAGGCGTTGGAAAGATGGGCGGCATTATCGTCCGAAGTATCGCTGACACGGTCTTTCCCGCGAAACAAATCTGGGTTACCGACCTTGATAATACCCTTGTCCAGCAGCTGTGTGATGAAAAGGGAACTAACAGGGCAAGCGATATCGCTGCTTTGGTAGAAAACACCGAAGTTATTCTTTGTGCTGTTACGCCTCCAGCAGTCCCACACGTTTTACCACAGGTTGCACGCACCTTGTCAGCATCGCAATGGCTCATTAGCATCGCAGCGGGTGTTACAACGACAACGCTTGAATCCTACTTTGACAACGCACCACCCGTCGTTCGGGTGATGCCGAATATTTCAGCATCCGTGGGTGCGGCAATCTCCGTACTCACGGCTGGCAGGGCAGCGAATCAGGAACATCTCGAAATAGCACAGAAAATTTTCGACGCGTGTGGTACCTCTTTAGTGATGGATGAACGCCATCTTGATGCTGTCACGGGGGTAAGTGGGAGTGGACCCGCCTATGTCGCACTCTTCATTGAAGCGTTAGCGGATGCCGGCGTTCATGTTGGTTTACCACGTGCGGATGCACAGAAACTTGCTACCCATACAGTCTTAGGGGCAGCGACTATGTTAATTGAGACGCAGGAACACCCCGCTGCGCTCAAGAACCGTGTTACCACACCAGGTGGAACAACCGCTGCCGGACTACACGCCTTAGAACGCGGCGGTTTACGAGCAACGCTTACAGAAGCTATCCTCGCTGCGACGGAGCGAGCAAAGCAACTTGGGAGTACGTAA
- a CDS encoding 16S rRNA (uracil(1498)-N(3))-methyltransferase translates to MQTFYVSPSQISNNVATITGSEYHHLRNVLRTRPGEVVRIIDGKGNVYTAQILETHNARISSEVRILSHEFHAIVSPKLTLFQGLPKNDKMELILQKTTELGVTQIVPLHSEYALQKPSQNRYARWHRVLIAATKQSERAWLPELGNAQVFETALAQLDTFSRCLFFSPHRDQKSQVRHIQTVLRETPCPTSIALFVGPEGGFSDQEVTRAIESGCTLVTLGRNILRTETAAIVAVAITAYEYQL, encoded by the coding sequence ATGCAGACTTTCTATGTTTCCCCTTCTCAGATATCCAATAATGTCGCTACCATTACAGGTTCAGAGTATCATCATCTCCGCAATGTCCTCCGGACAAGACCGGGTGAAGTTGTCCGAATCATTGATGGGAAAGGGAATGTGTATACTGCACAAATTCTTGAAACACACAATGCTCGTATTTCGAGCGAAGTCCGAATCCTCAGCCACGAATTCCACGCGATTGTTTCACCAAAACTCACGCTCTTTCAAGGGCTTCCCAAAAACGATAAAATGGAGTTAATTCTCCAAAAAACGACAGAGCTCGGTGTTACACAAATTGTACCACTGCATTCAGAATATGCCTTGCAGAAACCGAGTCAAAACCGATATGCGCGTTGGCATCGCGTACTGATCGCTGCTACGAAGCAGTCCGAACGCGCGTGGTTACCTGAATTAGGCAACGCACAAGTATTTGAGACTGCCCTTGCACAACTCGATACGTTTTCGCGCTGCTTGTTCTTCAGTCCACATCGTGATCAGAAATCGCAGGTCCGGCATATCCAGACAGTTTTGCGAGAGACACCGTGTCCGACTTCTATTGCCCTCTTTGTCGGACCGGAAGGCGGATTTTCCGATCAAGAGGTAACCCGTGCCATTGAAAGCGGATGTACACTTGTGACACTTGGGAGGAACATCCTCCGCACAGAAACTGCCGCAATTGTAGCCGTCGCCATCACCGCTTATGAATATCAACTGTAG
- the lspA gene encoding signal peptidase II, producing MMQKRNGRRLRMPTMQDPKKNTWQTLLPLIGVAIPVLILDWVSKWLVQNHIAQVTEVIPIIPGFFNLRHDRNTGAAFGVLAGHRVLLILITIVALAFIFAYYLRFRESRWMQVALGFLLGGAVGNFIDRLYLGEVVDFLQFGIADKGLFWPTFNVADVSVCIGAGMLIVYLFQNRDQHQET from the coding sequence ATGATGCAAAAGCGGAATGGGAGGCGCTTAAGAATGCCCACGATGCAGGATCCTAAAAAAAATACATGGCAGACGCTTCTACCCTTAATCGGTGTGGCGATTCCAGTGTTGATACTAGATTGGGTCAGTAAATGGCTGGTGCAGAACCATATCGCGCAGGTTACAGAGGTTATTCCGATTATTCCGGGATTTTTCAACCTTCGGCACGATAGAAATACAGGCGCGGCTTTTGGGGTGCTTGCTGGACACAGGGTCTTACTGATTCTCATTACTATTGTCGCTTTAGCCTTCATTTTTGCTTATTATCTTCGATTCAGAGAGAGCCGTTGGATGCAAGTCGCTCTCGGTTTTCTGCTCGGCGGTGCCGTTGGAAATTTCATTGATCGCCTCTATTTGGGTGAGGTTGTCGATTTCCTGCAATTCGGTATAGCTGATAAGGGGCTCTTTTGGCCGACTTTTAACGTTGCGGATGTTTCCGTCTGTATTGGAGCCGGGATGTTAATTGTTTACCTTTTTCAAAACCGCGATCAACACCAGGAAACTTGA